The DNA region TGATGTTCATCCATTTACTTAAAATACATTGCAATTGCAAATCACATGAACTCGTTGTAATGTAAATGTACAAAGGACATGAGATAATACAAGTCTCTTCTTCCCGGGATGATACTCGTTCCAATTCCTTTTTCTTAGATAATTTGGTACCTAGAACATGACCATCATTGATGATGTTAAATGTATTGCACAACTGTTTTAGAATTGGGaactccaaaagaaaaaaaaaggaaacatcaAGGTTCTTTAAAGGAACCATATGCTAGCATTAATGTTTGGTCTTATAAATTAATAACTTTTAGATTCTATTAGTAAAACTACAGTACATCCTAGCCATAGTATGACATTGCATGGACTATCTATTTTGTGCCTACTAAAAATAGTACTAAGTACATTAGCAAACTACATGAGGAGCATGCATCCATTGGATTGCCTCAATGTTTGCCTTTGCGTCCTCAGTCTTCGTCCATGGAGTATTCACTAAGACCAGTGGAGTAATAAAAAAATGGGGATGTTGAGAGATTCTTGTATTCTGTATGTGAATCACTCTGGCAGTCCATTTTATAGGTGAGAGttcttgtcatcacattgtgttctCCTGAAAAGTTAGAAGGACATGGTCACTTCAATACAAGTACTTGTTCTAGCAGGACTACCATGTTGTTGTTGAGATTTTAATGAGGTTAGGATTCTCCTTTACTTGTGGAAGTTATACTAGGATTCCTACTCATTACCAACTTCATTAGTTTTCTTAAGTAATCAACCCCCTGAGTTGATCACTTGGTGCAATAATTGTTCATTAATCACAAAGCTGGTTGAGTTAGGCTTAACCAAGTATCACTTGTTGGTACCGTCTCTAAGAGACCAGCTTCATGGTGGGGCTCCACATGAAGTTATAGTTATATTACTGCTTAATAAATATACACAGACTATTATGGGGCATTTGTGGGTTGGTGGTCATTGGACTTACTCCCTCTGTCTCTAAGGGATGAGAGGGTACGATCACTGATCCACTCAGGTATTGGCTCTGCCAACCCAATCCTAGAGACAACACCAACAATGTCGAGAACGATCATGTTGGCTTTGATCATGTTAGGTACATCTTGGAATGTGAGACATAGAGATCAATTGTCATTCTATTGGTATATTAATGCACATCTGGCTAGAGTCTATAATGTGATTGTCACTCCATGCTTCTGCGTTAAGAAGTTATACTCGCGGTAGGAAAAAGAATCGCTACTTGCTTCTACCTTGTTCTGATTTAAACAACAGTCTCACCTTAAAATTTTCCCTTTTGAATCACACTTTTGCAAAGTGCATTATGTTATCCTTTGGATAATTTCGAGAATACAATGATATTATTGTGAACCCTCCTTGACCATCATGAGTGTGTGTTTGCTATTATGAAAATTGTTGAGTACTCTCATACTCATACTTATATCCTTGTTATCTAGAGGGCAAGGCTTAGATATCAACCATTTCAAACCACAAGATGGTAATGAAGGAGTCGAGCCAGAAGCCGAAAACCTTAGGGATGGAGCTCAATATGAGACCCAAATCATGGAGAAGTACTACGAagtccaacaaaaaaaattaagggATAGATTGGAATGGGATGGAAACCTTGACCTACCCTTGAGGCATGGAAATTGTGTCTTTTATTTTCCAGAACCAGGCTAAATAAACTCAATGGTATTTCATCTATGAAGTAACCTTAAGTGTGAGTGACTTTTCTTCTATGGTCCACTACATTGCTTCGGCTATActactctggtgtatacttcgaTATCTTTCGCTATCGAAGTAATGACCATAGACATGACGTTCTACCTCGGAAGTGCAATGTTGGGTCACCACAGCTAGGGATGCAGGTTCTTTTTTATCATTGAATCAACCCAAAACTTAGTTGAACTAAACATGCACTCGTACCATGTCCTAACAGTGATGCAACTACCAGTTGGTTACCACTCGCATATGCAGCGCACCATCCTGCCAAAATGTATCAAATTAAGGGTGTAAATGGGTTGGATCGGGTTCGGACGGAGCAAAACCATGCCTAACCCAAAACCCGCTAGCTTCGGCCTGACCTGAACCCAAAAATGTAAATAGGCAAAAATTGACACCCAAACCTGCACTCATCGGGTCtaaccttctctctctctctctctctctctctctctctctctctctctctctcttcacatATCGGTCAGCTGGCGATGCCTCCTAGTTCCTCCCACCATGCACTGCCTCCCCCTCCCCAAAATCACCCCAGCCACCCAGATCTGACGGCGGCAACACGTCCATCGAGCTCCCGATGTCCCAATGGACTAGATATGTTGCGCCACGTCCCTAACCTCGCGTAGCTCCCGACAACGACCCATCTTCCCGAAGACCCTGACCTCGCATAGTGTTCCCAGCGGCGGTCCATCTTCCCCGACCTTGCGCAACAGTCCAGCTGGAGGCCCATCTTCCCCGACCTCACGCAACGGCATGAGGCGTGGCAACAGTGGCGTTTTGAGGTTTGGACACCGGAGGAATGGGGTCCGAGGCGTGAACCATGGAGGTTTAGAGGAATGGGGTTCACGTGTGGTCGAGTGACTCAAGTCTCATGTTAGGTGTGTGACGCATGGGCTATCTAGGTTTGGTCACAACCTAGACTCTACTATTTTGGTTAACCAGATAGATATCCACAGATAAAAATTGAAACGAGAGCTTACAACCCAACGAACCTGTGAGAGAAAATAAAACTTAGAACCTAGATCCATCAAATACAAAATCCATATATCCAATTGCCACCCCTTATCAAACCGGAGCAAGCGTCCCTCCCATTCAATCCTCCCCGAGCTATATCACACCGACACGCGGTCCCCACTTCCATCACCTGCCTGCCGAGCCGGTCCCAGTAGCAAGAACTCGCCCAAACCGCCGTCCCACCTCTGCCGAAGCAACCATGGCCGACAGGCGGTGCACCCAGAGGCCACAAGGCCACCGCGGGAGCCCTAGCGCTAGCGCCCCGACTCGAGCCCGAGCCGCACCCCGAAACTTCAAACCGACCGAGCCGCGGCAGCGCGGGGTGGAAGCAGGCGTTTGAAAAGCGCCGCCGATCCGCCGCCAAATTATCCAACGACCTCGCGTGAAGCCGTGAATTCTCCCCGCCCCGTCCAAACCCACTCAGATCTACGGGGTggaaagaaaatagaaaaaaaatacttgcaGCAAGGGAttccctcctctcccctctccgcCGCTTCAACCAAACCCTCCGAGCTCGCGCGCCCGCGATGgacgcccccgccgccgccgggccctcctcctccggcgtGGAGGCTCCCGCGcagcccccgcccccgccgatgGCTCCTCAGGTGGCCGTGCAGGGCGCCGGCTCCGGCGCCGTCCTGGGGCGCGCCTGCCGCCACCACGCGTACAGCCGCAAGCAGAAGTCGCTCGGCTTGCTCTGCTCCAAGTAAGGCTCTATTCCTCTCTCGCCTTAGCTGGCGCAGGATGCTCCTGGCTTTCGGTTCTTTGACATAGGGTTCCTTCTCATGCTGCGGGGTTGTAGCTTCGTGGCGCTGTACGATCGGGATGACGTGGAAGCGGTGGGGCTGGACGACGCGGCCAAGCGGCTCGGCGTCGAGCGGCGCCGGATCTACGACATCGTCAACGTGCTCGAGAGCGTCGGGGTGAGGCTTAATTTCCTTGCCCTCGTTCTTGGCACACAATTATCTTTCTCGTTGTTCCAAATCTTGATGTGCTCTCCTGTTTTAACACTTGGGGCTCGGGGAACGTCGTGCAGATTCTTGTGAGGAAGGCCAAGAATCGGTATGCATGGCTTGGCTTCGGGGAAGTCCCTGCGAAGCTGAAGGAACTCAAGGTTTGGATTTCatccccttttcttttccacCCAATGTGAGTTTGACCGCCGAATTCCAGCAAGATTATTAATGGTTTCccccttttcttcttttatttcgaTCAGGAGAGGGCATTGAGGGAAATGTCTGGTTCAGCGGTGTCACTGCCCCTGGAGGGATCATCTGCTGCTAATGTTAGATTTTTCTACTTGATTTGTTTGTCACTGGCCATGCTACAAATTACTTGCTGCTGACAGAACAAGTATCTCTGGGTTCTGTGATTGCAAAGGcctcggatgatgaagatgatgataaaatGGGCGACGCTGATGAAGATGCTGAGAGCGAGAAGCTCAGCCAATCGGTGGACAATCTGTCTGATAAGCCTGACGCACCCTGCTGCCGGCTCAGATCTGGTATAGTTGCTTCGTCGTGTTCTTTCCGTCCTGTTTTTCCTGTTGACTCTTATGTTTTTGCATGCTGACCTAAAGTTTTGACTTTGGGTGTTGTATTTGCagatcataggaaggagaagtcgCTTGGACTGCTCACTCAGAATTTCGTCAAGCTCTTCCTTACCATGGAGGTGAGCAGCAATTTGTCCCTGTAGTTAATCTGAAGGGGGGTATTGTCCTTTGTGGTTTATTGTAATGGGGTTTGTATTGGGTGCAGGTAGAGACGATCTCACTTGATGAAGCTGCACGGCTACTCCTTGGAGAGGGACATGCAGAAAGCAATATGAGAAGTCAGTACTTGCATTTCTTATGTTTAATTTCGCACTTGTGGCAAATATCTTTCCTACTAATGTAGAACTCATATTCTAATATCAATAATACAGCAAAGGTCCGGCGATTGTACGACATTGCCAATGTATTGTCTTCTTTGAACCTAATTGAGAAGGTGGGCTCTTGACCACAGCCATTTCAATTGAATGGAAATTATTACTTCTCTAAGCTTTGTTTCTTCTACTGACTGTTTCAGACACAACAAGTGGATACAAGAAAACCTGCATTCCGGTGGCTGGGCCAGGCAAAGCGAAAGCAAGAGAATACTGTCACGGTTGCTTTACCCCTAGCCAGGAAGACAATGCCTAACAAGAGGGCATTTGGTACTGATCTTACAAACATTGACAATAAACGGGGCAAGATGGACTCTGCAACAGAGAACAAAGGCAAGCTCTTGCAGGGTGGTGGCAACGTAGTGAAAGCTTTTGACAGGCAGCTGGGGCAAGGGAGCAGGAGTGACTTCGTTTATGGACCCTTCCATCCTGCTGGTGTAAGGAAACAGGAAATCGATGATCAAACAGTTAGGGACAAGGAGAGGAAGAGTATTCAGGACTGGGAGAACCTTGCTGTGTCCTTCCGCCCGCAATATCAAAATAAAGGTGTGCTTAACATTTCCCTTAACTGTTTATTTTCTACAGCCATTTTTTTCTACAAAAAATTGCAGCTTAAGAATTCTTATTTAAAGAAGCCAATTTGTATTTCCTAAACACCTTTTAGTTTCTTGCACTTTTGATCGATGTATAATCATATGTGATATGCTTGGACGCATGCTGGTGATCATGACGAAGAAGAAACTGAAAAGTAGAAAATACACGAATAACTGTGAAGTGTTtgctcgcaaaaaaaaaaaaactaaaaaaactgtGAAACTTTTAAGCTCAAACTGTAAAGGCCCTCTAGATTTATATAGGTCCATGGTACTGTCATAAATGTCAAACTTTAGCTTTTTCACCTGTTGGTTGATATTCATAGCCCCTGTGGTTTTGCATGCTTATTGCGTAGAAACATAATTACGTTTTACACTTCAGAAACTTTTTATTCTTAAACTTGGCGAGATGTAATATTTCATGCTAGTACTACTGCTCAATTTTTCGATCCATGGGATTATGCCCAAAGTTTGTGTTGTTTGACAGCCATGTTGCAGGTCCCCTTTCGTTGGTTCTGTTAAATCTACTACTGATAGCTGATTCTACTGAAGTGGTGGTTGGGTTAAACTTACGCAATTTCTTCTGCATTTTGTGGTTGCAGCATTGAACGATCTTTTCGGTCATTATGTGGAAGCATGGGAGTCATGGTACTTGGGTCTTACACGGGAAACAGCATCATGAAATAGAATTTAAGCAGGTCTGTGTTGTAAACCAGTTCCAATATGCTGATGAACTCAGCTGTTTATGCATGCTTAGGAATTCCACTTGTACAAGGTATCATAAAAGACAGGCATTAGTGGCCTTTGATTGATTGTATTTACTAAATGCAAGAAACTGAAGGCCAttttatcaaaaagaagaaaaagagagaggccAGGTTATCAGTTAGTTTCGAGAATCATCTGATTGTCAACACCAATATTGGCAATGCTCGTTTTTCACTTTTCAGTCTTTGTCGCATTGTTCTGTTATATAGCTCGGGGTGCTGTTTGGTAAGAGAGATAGGAGCACCAGGCCTCAGCTGGAAAACAGTTGCGAGAATAATCTGAAGTAAGTTGGGTTGTGGGTTCATAGTAAAGGCTGCAAATGAGCTAGTTGAGTTATTTGTATTTTCCACATTGCTCGGTGAGTTCTTAActttttataaagaaaataaagaaactaCTGAAGTCAGTTGGGTTGTGAGTTCATAGTAAAGGCTATAAATCAGCTCGTTGAATTTGTATTTTCCGTATTGCTCGATCAATTCTGAACTTCTGGTGACTATGTCTGATCCAATGTCTCATGGGTAAATTGAGCGTGCATTTCACTTGGGATTTGCATCTTCTTACTTTGCCAGAGGTGCTATTTTCTTGTCCGTTGGATCACGAATGGATGGTCAGAATTTTAGTGATACTGTAACTGCTATCGTGTTTTTGCTACAATGATTAACTGTATTTTACTGTTCATACACTCACGAATTAGGTGACTATGTCTGATCCAACGCCTCATGGGTAAATTGAGCGTGCATTTCACTTGGGATTTGCATCCTCGACTTTGCCAGAGGTGCTACAGTAACTTGCCGTTCGCATTTCCTCATCCGTCAGATCACAAATGGATGGTTAGGATTTCAGTGATACAGTAACTGCTATCGTGTTTTTGTTACAATGATCAACTGTATTTTACTATTCATATACTCACGAATTACTATAGCATCTCTGGCAAAGTCTAGAGGCGAACCCTTCCACTTGTATTGGTTTACCCTGACCGCAGTCCACAGCTGTTCCATTACCAACAAGGAAGCCAACAGAAGAAATCACTGAAATCAGAACCACATGTAGAGATAACTAACATTCGACTACTGTTCTGGCACGTCAGATAAGAATGTATAGAGGAGACGAAGTCTTGACAGTGCACAATGAAGTTCATATGAAAAAGGCCGCCACGGTCTAAGAAAACATACACGGTTGGCTTCTACAGATGTTGCGAATCCATGTGTAGCATTTCCATTTCACAAAATCTGCATTTAGAGTTTCGCAAACTGCGTACCTAACAAACTTCACAAGGTATACCGACAGCAGTATCCAAATGTATGTTGGCTGACAGTATATCACAGTACAGCAAATCCACATGACAGATGAGTATGAACATTAAACAGAACAATGCTGTAACCCTCAAAGATCATCAGACTGATAGCATGTCATCAAACATCACACATATGGTACTTTGAATAAGAGGTATCTGATGTCCTCCAGTTTATGGACGACACAACATACGGAATGCCTGAAATGGGTACAATCCACAATACTGAATAATAGCATAGCAACACCAGCCAATTTTGCTTCACTTTGGCTCAGTGAAGAACTTGTTGATGGCTGGCATGATCTCAGGGGTCTTGTCGTGCACAAAGCTTCTGAGGCTGTGCATAGCGTAACGCCTCCCTTCCTCGTGGTTCTCGAGAACACCGGCTGCCCTCCCTGCCTTGTTAACCCTGTAAATTGAAGCAATTTAGATTTTATCCTATCAACAAGCATGTATATGATTCAGGAATCAGGATTGCACTTTGTTATCTAACAAAAAACATATGAAAAACCATGAACTCAAATGATTAATACAAGTTAGTTGTAGTTAAAGAAAATCTCTAACATTTACAATTGCATCATACAAGTTACACCATACACGTCATAAAG from Phragmites australis chromosome 8, lpPhrAust1.1, whole genome shotgun sequence includes:
- the LOC133926598 gene encoding E2F transcription factor-like E2FE; protein product: MDAPAAAGPSSSGVEAPAQPPPPPMAPQVAVQGAGSGAVLGRACRHHAYSRKQKSLGLLCSNFVALYDRDDVEAVGLDDAAKRLGVERRRIYDIVNVLESVGILVRKAKNRYAWLGFGEVPAKLKELKERALREMSGSAVSLPLEGSSAANASDDEDDDKMGDADEDAESEKLSQSVDNLSDKPDAPCCRLRSDHRKEKSLGLLTQNFVKLFLTMEVETISLDEAARLLLGEGHAESNMRTKVRRLYDIANVLSSLNLIEKTQQVDTRKPAFRWLGQAKRKQENTVTVALPLARKTMPNKRAFGTDLTNIDNKRGKMDSATENKGKLLQGGGNVVKAFDRQLGQGSRSDFVYGPFHPAGVRKQEIDDQTVRDKERKSIQDWENLAVSFRPQYQNKALNDLFGHYVEAWESWYLGLTRETAS
- the LOC133926599 gene encoding uncharacterized protein LOC133926599, whose translation is MASRWVRPEVYPLFAAMGVAVGICGMQLYRNITSNPEVRVNKAGRAAGVLENHEEGRRYAMHSLRSFVHDKTPEIMPAINKFFTEPK